Proteins encoded in a region of the Streptomyces akebiae genome:
- a CDS encoding NYN domain-containing protein: protein MVVMNDDLTALGARIDRTNELLHRMLAEVAKTPSTHAIFVDAGYLYAAVGRLVAGTEDRRSFDLDAEGLIDALIDKARTIFADSRLLRVYWYDGARRRIHTAEQQSIAELPDVKVRLGNLNANNQQKGVDSLIRTDLESLARHRAISDAALLGGDEDLVSAVEAAQGYGARVHLWGIEAPEGRNQADPLLWEVDSQRTFDLDFFKPYVSRRAAPTYDAPTGTRPTRDDVRFVGAQIAAKWLANRGRETLQELLHGHPYLPGSVDQDLLVEAEGLLQYSLRGQADLRRALRDGFWEHLRAQY, encoded by the coding sequence ATGGTGGTGATGAACGACGACCTCACGGCGCTCGGCGCCCGCATCGACCGTACGAACGAGCTGCTGCACCGCATGCTCGCCGAGGTGGCGAAGACGCCCTCGACACACGCGATCTTCGTCGATGCCGGGTACCTGTACGCAGCCGTGGGACGGCTCGTGGCCGGCACGGAGGACCGGCGGTCCTTCGATCTCGACGCGGAAGGTCTCATCGACGCGCTGATCGACAAGGCCCGCACGATCTTCGCGGACAGCCGGCTGCTGCGGGTCTACTGGTACGACGGGGCGCGCCGCCGCATCCATACGGCCGAACAGCAGTCGATCGCCGAACTGCCGGACGTGAAGGTCCGACTCGGCAACCTGAACGCGAACAACCAGCAGAAGGGTGTCGACTCCCTGATCCGCACCGATCTGGAGTCACTGGCACGGCACCGCGCGATCAGCGACGCGGCCCTCCTCGGCGGCGACGAGGACCTGGTCTCGGCGGTCGAGGCCGCGCAGGGGTACGGAGCGCGCGTCCACCTGTGGGGGATCGAGGCGCCCGAGGGCCGCAACCAGGCCGATCCGCTGCTCTGGGAGGTCGACAGCCAGCGGACCTTCGACCTCGACTTCTTCAAGCCGTACGTGTCACGGCGTGCCGCCCCCACGTACGACGCCCCCACCGGTACCCGTCCCACCCGTGACGACGTCCGCTTCGTCGGCGCCCAGATCGCAGCGAAGTGGCTCGCCAACCGGGGCCGGGAGACCTTGCAGGAACTGCTCCACGGCCATCCGTACCTCCCCGGCTCCGTCGACCAGGACCTGCTCGTCGAGGCGGAGGGCCTGCTCCAGTACTCGCTGCGGGGGCAGGCGGACCTGAGACGGGCGCTGCGGGACGGCTTCTGGGAGCACTTGCGGGCGCAGTACTAG
- a CDS encoding DEAD/DEAH box helicase, which yields MTLPVALTGTDVIGQAKTGTGKTLGFGLPLLERVVVPADVEAGRAKPEDLVDSPQALVVVPTRELCTQVTNDLLTAGKVRNVRVTAIYGGRAYEPQVEALKKGVDVVIGTPGRLLDLAGQKKLNLKHVKCLVLDEADEMLDLGFLPDVEKIINMLPARRQTMLFSATMPGAVIGLARRYMSQPTHISATAPDDAGKTVANTKQHVYRAHNMDKPELVARILQAEGRGLVMVFCRTKRTAADLADQLQQRGFASGAVHGDLGQGAREQALRAFRNGKVDVLVCTDVAARGIDVEGVTHVINYQSPEDEKTYLHRIGRTGRAGAKGIAITLVDWDDIPRWQLINKALDLGFSDPPETYSTSPHLFEELNIPAGTKGVLPRSERTRAGLGAEELEDLGETGGRGPRGRGGRSSGPSSAEREQERPARTPRRRRRTRGGATVDGASPEAAPVTEPSETTQTPGTDTDASEARTPRRRRRTRAGVNPAAAEAVTETETETVESAPVESAQTVVDTVAGAPAESVEEAPKPRRRRTRKSVEAAAATVAEAAPAAEAALDSAEGTSVVEPAPEAETKPRRRTRKVAAPAETVAEEAAAEEAPAAKPRRRTRKAVAEAAESVVEAVAEEAAVEAPAPRRRTRKTAAAAVTPAAEAAVDTAEGTSVVEPAPEAETKPRRRTRKVAAPAETVAEEAAAEEAPAKPRRRTRKTAETVAEATDTAAEAPAPRRRTRKAVATAEGAVPAQPTEEQATKPRRTRKAAASVAAEEAGAETPAPRRRTRKAAAVVESAEG from the coding sequence ATGACGCTCCCGGTCGCCCTCACCGGCACCGACGTCATCGGCCAGGCCAAGACCGGCACCGGCAAGACGCTGGGCTTCGGCCTCCCGCTCCTCGAGCGCGTCGTCGTCCCCGCCGACGTCGAGGCCGGCCGCGCCAAGCCCGAGGACCTCGTCGACTCGCCGCAGGCGCTCGTCGTCGTCCCCACGCGCGAGCTGTGCACCCAGGTCACCAACGACCTGCTGACCGCGGGCAAGGTGCGCAACGTGCGCGTCACCGCGATCTACGGCGGCCGCGCCTACGAGCCCCAGGTCGAGGCCCTCAAGAAGGGTGTCGACGTCGTCATCGGCACCCCCGGTCGGCTCCTCGACCTCGCGGGCCAGAAGAAGCTGAACCTGAAGCACGTCAAGTGCCTGGTCCTCGACGAGGCCGACGAGATGCTCGACCTGGGCTTCCTGCCCGACGTCGAGAAGATCATCAACATGCTTCCGGCCCGCCGCCAGACCATGCTGTTCTCGGCGACCATGCCGGGCGCGGTCATCGGCCTCGCGCGCCGCTACATGTCGCAGCCCACGCACATCAGCGCCACGGCGCCGGACGACGCGGGCAAGACGGTCGCGAACACCAAGCAGCACGTCTACCGCGCGCACAACATGGACAAGCCCGAGCTGGTCGCGCGCATACTGCAGGCCGAGGGCCGCGGTCTCGTGATGGTCTTCTGCCGTACGAAGCGGACGGCGGCCGACCTGGCCGACCAGCTCCAGCAGCGCGGCTTCGCGTCCGGCGCGGTCCACGGCGACCTCGGCCAGGGCGCCCGCGAGCAGGCCCTGCGCGCCTTCCGCAACGGCAAGGTGGACGTCCTCGTCTGCACCGACGTCGCCGCGCGCGGCATCGACGTCGAGGGTGTCACCCACGTCATCAACTACCAGTCCCCCGAGGACGAGAAGACGTACCTGCACCGCATCGGCCGTACAGGCCGCGCGGGTGCCAAGGGCATCGCGATCACCCTCGTCGACTGGGACGACATCCCGCGCTGGCAGCTCATCAACAAGGCGCTGGACCTCGGGTTCAGCGACCCGCCGGAGACGTACTCCACCTCCCCGCACCTCTTCGAGGAACTGAACATCCCCGCAGGCACCAAGGGTGTCCTGCCGCGCTCGGAGCGGACCCGCGCCGGGCTGGGGGCGGAGGAACTGGAAGACCTCGGTGAGACGGGCGGGCGTGGTCCGCGCGGTCGTGGTGGCCGTTCCTCCGGCCCGTCGTCCGCCGAGCGCGAGCAGGAGCGCCCGGCGCGTACGCCGCGTCGTCGCCGCCGCACGCGTGGCGGTGCCACCGTCGACGGTGCGTCCCCGGAGGCCGCACCGGTCACGGAGCCTTCGGAGACCACGCAGACGCCGGGCACCGACACCGACGCGTCCGAGGCCCGTACGCCTCGCCGTCGCCGCCGCACGCGCGCCGGGGTGAACCCCGCCGCCGCCGAGGCCGTGACCGAGACCGAGACCGAGACCGTCGAGAGTGCGCCGGTCGAGTCGGCGCAGACCGTGGTCGACACCGTCGCGGGCGCGCCGGCCGAGTCGGTGGAGGAGGCCCCCAAGCCGCGCCGCCGCCGGACCCGTAAGTCGGTGGAGGCAGCCGCGGCTACCGTGGCCGAGGCCGCGCCCGCCGCGGAAGCCGCGCTGGACTCGGCGGAGGGCACGTCCGTGGTCGAGCCGGCCCCCGAGGCCGAGACCAAGCCGCGCCGCCGTACCCGCAAGGTCGCCGCGCCCGCCGAGACCGTCGCCGAAGAGGCCGCCGCCGAAGAGGCACCCGCCGCCAAGCCGCGCCGCCGGACCCGCAAGGCCGTGGCGGAGGCTGCCGAGAGCGTGGTCGAGGCTGTCGCCGAGGAGGCGGCGGTCGAGGCTCCGGCCCCGCGTCGTCGGACCCGCAAGACCGCCGCTGCCGCCGTGACGCCTGCCGCCGAGGCCGCCGTCGACACGGCGGAGGGCACGTCCGTGGTCGAGCCGGCCCCCGAGGCCGAGACCAAGCCGCGCCGCCGTACCCGCAAGGTCGCCGCGCCCGCCGAGACCGTCGCCGAGGAGGCCGCCGCCGAAGAGGCACCGGCCAAGCCCCGCCGCCGGACCCGCAAGACCGCCGAGACCGTCGCCGAGGCGACGGACACCGCCGCCGAGGCACCCGCGCCCCGCCGCCGGACCCGCAAGGCCGTGGCGACGGCTGAGGGGGCGGTTCCCGCGCAGCCGACGGAGGAGCAGGCCACGAAGCCGCGTCGCACGCGGAAGGCAGCGGCCTCGGTTGCCGCCGAGGAGGCGGGGGCCGAGACTCCGGCACCGCGGCGACGTACGCGGAAGGCTGCGGCTGTGGTGGAGAGCGCGGAGGGCTGA
- a CDS encoding suppressor of fused domain protein: MADVLPLVEARLRTALGEPDARAAVTFLGTDRIEVLRFTDGDVVRYATLGMSAQPMADPTAVLADPVKGPRAELVLSVRRGVADTDKVLRPLAVLAASPQVEGVVVAPGASLDVGDPLWPGAPFTSVLVAESGGLVEDLELDAPADPVRFLPLLPMTPNEAAWKRVHGAQALQERWLTQGADLRDPVRKSVSLD; the protein is encoded by the coding sequence ATGGCTGATGTTCTTCCGTTGGTGGAGGCCCGTTTGCGCACCGCGCTGGGCGAACCGGACGCGCGCGCCGCGGTCACCTTCCTCGGCACGGACCGCATCGAGGTGCTCCGTTTCACCGACGGCGACGTCGTCCGCTACGCCACGCTCGGCATGTCCGCCCAGCCGATGGCCGACCCCACCGCGGTCCTCGCCGACCCCGTCAAGGGCCCGCGCGCCGAGCTCGTCCTGTCCGTGCGGCGCGGCGTCGCCGACACCGACAAGGTGCTGCGCCCGCTCGCCGTACTCGCCGCGTCACCGCAGGTCGAGGGCGTGGTCGTGGCCCCCGGTGCCTCGCTGGACGTAGGGGATCCGCTCTGGCCCGGCGCCCCCTTCACCTCCGTCCTCGTCGCCGAGTCCGGCGGCCTGGTCGAGGATCTCGAACTCGACGCCCCCGCCGATCCCGTCCGGTTCCTGCCCCTCCTGCCGATGACCCCCAACGAGGCGGCCTGGAAGCGGGTGCACGGCGCCCAGGCCCTCCAGGAGCGCTGGCTCACCCAGGGGGCCGACCTCCGTGACCCGGTCCGCAAGTCGGTCTCCCTGGACTGA
- a CDS encoding ferritin-like fold-containing protein, translating into MRFMTTSDKPENASGGESADAADTTEVTGIAAQNWERASADPQYRAAVVDLLGALAYGELAAFERLAEDAKLAPTLVDKAELAKMAAAEFHHFERLAGRLTEIGEEPTRAMEPFVDALDGFHKQTAPSDWLEGLVKAYVGDSIASDFYREVAAHLDSDTRGLVLAVLDDTGHAGFAVEKVRAAIDEDPRVGGRLALWARRLMGEALSQSQRVVADRDALSTMLVGGVADGFDLAEVGRMFSRITEAHTKRMAALGLAA; encoded by the coding sequence GTGCGCTTCATGACCACGTCTGACAAGCCTGAGAACGCCAGCGGCGGCGAGTCCGCCGACGCCGCCGACACCACGGAGGTCACCGGGATCGCCGCCCAGAACTGGGAGCGGGCCTCGGCCGACCCGCAGTACCGCGCCGCGGTGGTGGATCTGCTGGGCGCGCTGGCGTACGGGGAGCTGGCGGCGTTCGAACGGCTCGCGGAGGACGCGAAGCTGGCGCCCACCCTCGTCGACAAGGCGGAGCTGGCGAAGATGGCGGCGGCCGAGTTCCACCATTTCGAGAGGCTCGCCGGCCGGCTCACCGAGATCGGCGAGGAGCCGACGCGTGCCATGGAGCCGTTCGTCGACGCGCTCGACGGCTTCCACAAGCAGACCGCGCCCTCGGACTGGCTGGAGGGGCTCGTCAAGGCCTACGTCGGCGACTCGATCGCCAGCGACTTCTACCGGGAGGTCGCGGCGCACCTCGACTCGGACACGCGCGGGCTGGTGCTCGCCGTGCTCGACGACACGGGGCACGCCGGGTTCGCCGTGGAGAAGGTGCGGGCCGCCATCGACGAGGACCCGCGGGTGGGCGGTCGACTGGCGCTGTGGGCGCGGAGGTTGATGGGGGAGGCGCTGTCCCAGTCGCAGCGGGTGGTCGCCGACCGGGACGCCCTGTCCACGATGCTCGTGGGCGGTGTGGCCGACGGGTTCGATCTCGCCGAGGTGGGGCGGATGTTCTCGCGGATCACCGAGGCGCACACCAAGCGGATGGCCGCGCTGGGCCTGGCCGCGTGA
- a CDS encoding magnesium and cobalt transport protein CorA, producing the protein MSMIHNLRAAVRPSRPSRLSLRKDGGVYDATRPAEAATAVVDCAVYRDGARVSFERNLTPHEAIRQVRRDGGFVWIGLHEPSEAEFSGIAAEFGLHPLAVEDAVHAHQRPKLERYDDTLFTVFKTIHYVEHDELTATSEVVESGEVMCFTGRDFFITVRHGGQGSLRALRHRLQDDPELLGKGPSAVLHAIADHVVDGYVAVADAVQDDIDEVETEVFSPGRKGTPRGTDAGRIYQLKREVMEFKRAVLPLVRPMQLLSERPMRLIDPDIQKYFRDVADHLARVQEQVVGFDELLNSILQANLAQASVAQNEDMRKITSWAAIIAVPTMVCGVYGMNFDYMPETHWKYGYPVVLGVTVALCLGIHRTLKRNGWL; encoded by the coding sequence ATGTCGATGATCCACAACCTGCGTGCCGCGGTCCGCCCGTCCCGTCCCTCGCGGCTGTCGCTGCGCAAGGACGGCGGGGTGTACGACGCCACGCGTCCGGCGGAGGCGGCCACGGCCGTCGTGGACTGCGCCGTGTACCGCGACGGCGCGCGCGTGTCGTTCGAGCGCAACCTGACCCCGCACGAGGCGATCCGTCAGGTGCGCCGTGACGGCGGCTTCGTCTGGATCGGCCTGCACGAGCCGTCGGAGGCCGAATTCTCCGGTATCGCGGCCGAGTTCGGGCTGCACCCGCTGGCCGTGGAGGACGCGGTGCACGCGCACCAGCGGCCGAAGCTGGAGCGGTACGACGACACCCTCTTCACCGTCTTCAAGACCATCCACTACGTCGAGCACGACGAACTCACCGCCACCAGCGAGGTCGTGGAGTCCGGCGAGGTCATGTGCTTCACCGGGCGGGACTTCTTCATCACCGTCCGGCACGGCGGGCAGGGCTCGTTGCGGGCGCTGCGTCACCGGCTGCAGGACGACCCGGAGTTGCTCGGCAAGGGACCCTCCGCCGTGCTGCACGCCATCGCCGACCATGTCGTCGACGGGTACGTGGCGGTCGCGGACGCCGTGCAGGACGACATCGACGAGGTGGAGACGGAGGTGTTCTCCCCCGGGCGCAAGGGCACGCCCCGGGGTACCGACGCCGGCCGGATCTACCAACTCAAGCGCGAGGTCATGGAGTTCAAGCGCGCGGTGCTGCCGCTGGTGCGGCCCATGCAGCTGCTGAGCGAGCGGCCGATGCGGCTGATCGACCCCGACATCCAGAAGTACTTCCGTGACGTGGCCGACCACCTCGCCCGCGTCCAGGAGCAGGTCGTCGGCTTCGACGAGCTGCTCAACTCGATCCTCCAGGCGAACCTGGCGCAGGCCTCCGTCGCGCAGAACGAGGACATGCGCAAGATCACGTCCTGGGCGGCCATCATCGCCGTGCCGACGATGGTCTGTGGCGTGTACGGCATGAACTTCGACTACATGCCGGAGACGCACTGGAAGTACGGCTACCCGGTGGTCCTCGGCGTCACGGTCGCGCTCTGCCTCGGCATCCACCGGACGCTGAAGCGCAACGGGTGGCTGTGA
- a CDS encoding DUF6758 family protein: MRGEPSCPKCGGRVRAPGLFADSWQCAAHGTVHPLQPVIPPSVEALSVVVHRAKVPVWMPWPLPVGWLFTGAAFAGDDRSGGRATAVACSGPGPLGGVGELVLIAEELGVGLGARYAGIDGPDPGPYLSVEKPPQAKVLAAGRPTPLWHVTGTPDDRAVFAGEALGLWLWAIVWPEQTGLLMYDELVLTDLRDAGAEVELLPCGALSPRILEP; this comes from the coding sequence ATGAGGGGCGAACCCAGTTGCCCGAAGTGTGGTGGCCGGGTCAGGGCTCCCGGCCTCTTTGCCGACTCCTGGCAGTGCGCCGCGCACGGGACGGTGCACCCGCTGCAGCCCGTGATCCCGCCCAGCGTCGAGGCCCTCAGCGTCGTCGTGCACCGCGCCAAGGTGCCGGTCTGGATGCCTTGGCCGCTGCCTGTGGGCTGGCTCTTCACGGGTGCCGCCTTCGCCGGGGACGACCGCAGCGGCGGACGTGCCACCGCCGTGGCCTGCTCCGGTCCGGGCCCGCTCGGCGGTGTCGGGGAGCTCGTCCTCATCGCGGAGGAACTCGGCGTCGGACTCGGTGCGCGGTACGCCGGCATCGACGGACCCGACCCCGGCCCGTACCTGAGCGTCGAGAAACCGCCCCAGGCCAAAGTGCTGGCCGCCGGACGGCCCACACCGCTGTGGCACGTCACCGGCACGCCGGACGACCGCGCGGTCTTCGCGGGCGAGGCGCTCGGTCTGTGGCTGTGGGCGATCGTGTGGCCCGAACAGACGGGGCTGCTGATGTACGACGAGCTCGTGCTGACGGATCTGCGGGACGCGGGAGCGGAGGTGGAACTGCTCCCGTGCGGAGCACTCTCGCCGCGCATCCTGGAGCCGTAG
- a CDS encoding alpha/beta fold hydrolase has protein sequence MSRPPSFTPPPGASAHRLRTPRGEFAVIEAGVAVKGSVLLVPGFTGSKEDFIALHEPLAAAGYRTVAVDGRGQYESPGAEDDEAPYAQAELAKDLLAQAQAVSDGGRLHLVGHSLGGQISRAAVLMDASLFASLTLMASGPAEISASQQERVKLLRDALAVMDMEQVWDAIQAMEAPEPEEADTGALDAGLDDRADLRRRWLATKPAQLIATGRQLCAEPDRVVELAAVDLPKHVLSGERDDTWPIPVLDDMAVRLRAHRTVVRGAEHSPNTDQPQATADALIGFWDRVAR, from the coding sequence ATGAGCCGTCCCCCCTCGTTCACCCCGCCCCCCGGCGCTAGCGCCCACCGATTGCGTACCCCTCGTGGGGAGTTCGCCGTGATCGAGGCGGGGGTGGCGGTGAAGGGGAGCGTGCTGCTCGTGCCCGGGTTCACGGGGAGCAAGGAGGACTTCATCGCGCTGCATGAGCCGTTGGCGGCGGCGGGGTACCGGACGGTGGCCGTGGACGGGCGCGGCCAGTACGAGAGCCCAGGAGCCGAGGACGACGAAGCACCGTACGCGCAGGCGGAGTTGGCGAAGGACCTGCTCGCCCAGGCGCAGGCAGTGAGCGACGGCGGCCGACTGCATCTCGTCGGCCACTCCCTCGGCGGCCAGATCTCCCGCGCCGCCGTGCTGATGGACGCCTCCCTCTTCGCCTCGCTCACCCTCATGGCCTCGGGCCCCGCCGAGATCTCGGCGAGTCAGCAGGAGCGCGTGAAGCTGTTGCGGGACGCCCTCGCCGTGATGGACATGGAGCAGGTGTGGGACGCCATCCAGGCGATGGAGGCCCCGGAGCCGGAGGAGGCCGACACGGGCGCCCTCGACGCAGGGCTGGACGACCGCGCCGACCTGCGCCGCCGCTGGCTCGCCACCAAACCCGCCCAGCTCATCGCCACGGGCCGCCAACTCTGCGCGGAACCCGACCGCGTCGTCGAGCTCGCCGCCGTGGACCTGCCCAAGCACGTCCTCTCCGGTGAACGCGACGACACCTGGCCGATCCCGGTGCTCGACGACATGGCCGTACGGCTGCGCGCCCACCGCACCGTCGTCCGCGGCGCCGAGCACTCCCCGAACACCGATCAGCCGCAGGCGACGGCCGACGCCCTCATCGGCTTCTGGGACCGGGTCGCCCGCTGA
- a CDS encoding IS701 family transposase — protein sequence MITEQAAETWDRDLDHLFTTIGRHFGRVEPRRRMRDYVRALLAPVARKNSWQLAEHAGHATPDGLQHLLSRARWNPDDIRDDLQTYVAEHLGRPDGVLIIDDTGFLKKGTTSAGVQRQYSGTAGRTENCQIGVFAAYTSTVGRALVDRELYLPKSWTDDRDRCRAAKIPDEREFATKNTLAATIVRRALASPLPVAWVTADAAYGQDNRFRRMLETSGVGYVLAVPKSQFSLAGPRIDKAFEQAPDQAWERRSCGAGAKGQREYDWAAVKLRPVVEYDHQGGVLIRRRWALARRSLSRPDEIAYYLGYAPLDVGVDELVRVAGARWAIEECFQAAKNECGLDEYEVRRYVGWYRHITLAMLAHTFLVAMSARAAEKGDPPVRMPRSSSSPWQKCGDSWQLTHPETFTPSLTC from the coding sequence GTGATCACAGAACAGGCAGCCGAGACCTGGGACCGCGACCTGGACCACCTCTTCACCACCATCGGGCGCCACTTCGGCCGTGTCGAACCACGCCGCCGCATGCGGGACTACGTGCGCGCACTGCTCGCCCCGGTGGCCCGAAAAAACAGCTGGCAACTTGCCGAACACGCTGGCCACGCCACCCCGGACGGCCTGCAGCACCTGCTCTCCCGAGCCCGCTGGAACCCCGACGACATCCGCGACGACCTGCAGACCTACGTCGCCGAACACCTTGGCCGCCCCGACGGGGTACTGATCATCGACGACACCGGGTTCCTGAAGAAGGGCACTACATCCGCCGGAGTCCAACGGCAGTACTCCGGCACCGCCGGCCGTACCGAGAACTGCCAGATCGGCGTCTTCGCCGCCTACACCAGCACAGTCGGCCGCGCCCTGGTGGACCGGGAGCTCTACCTGCCCAAGTCCTGGACGGACGACCGTGACCGATGCCGCGCCGCCAAGATCCCCGACGAGCGGGAGTTCGCCACCAAGAACACCCTCGCGGCAACGATCGTCCGCAGAGCTCTGGCCTCGCCACTGCCGGTCGCCTGGGTCACGGCGGACGCCGCCTACGGACAGGACAACCGCTTCCGCCGGATGCTGGAAACATCCGGCGTCGGCTACGTCCTGGCCGTCCCCAAGTCCCAGTTCTCCCTGGCCGGCCCACGCATCGACAAGGCCTTCGAGCAGGCCCCCGACCAGGCATGGGAACGCCGTTCCTGCGGCGCGGGCGCAAAGGGACAGCGCGAATACGACTGGGCAGCCGTCAAGTTGCGCCCAGTGGTCGAGTACGACCACCAGGGCGGCGTGTTGATCCGTCGACGGTGGGCGCTGGCACGGCGCAGCTTGAGTCGGCCGGACGAGATCGCCTACTACCTCGGCTACGCACCGCTGGATGTCGGTGTGGACGAACTGGTGCGCGTCGCTGGCGCCCGGTGGGCGATCGAAGAGTGTTTCCAGGCAGCGAAGAACGAGTGCGGCCTGGACGAGTACGAAGTCCGCCGCTACGTGGGCTGGTACCGGCACATCACCCTGGCCATGCTCGCCCACACCTTCCTCGTTGCGATGAGCGCGCGAGCAGCCGAAAAAGGGGATCCACCGGTGAGGATGCCGCGGTCATCGAGCTCACCGTGGCAGAAGTGCGGCGACTCCTGGCAGCTCACACACCCCGAGACCTTCACACCCTCACTCACGTGTTGA
- a CDS encoding PHP domain-containing protein, which yields MRIDLHCHSTASDGTDTPAELVRKAGAAGLDVVALTDHDTTRGHAEAIAALPEGLTLVTGAELSCRLDGVSMHMLAYLFDPEEPDLLAERELVRDDRVPRARGMIAKLNELGVPVTWDQVARIAAGGSVGRPHVATALVELGVVPTVGDAFTEQWLADGGRAYVEKHETDPFEAIRLIKGAGGVAVFAHPAAVKRGRTVPESAIAELAAAGLDGIEVDHMEHEPATRARLRGLAKELGLLATGSSDYHGSRKTCVLGEYTTDPEVYGEITRRATGAFPVPGTGGN from the coding sequence GTGCGTATCGATCTGCACTGCCACTCCACGGCCTCCGACGGTACGGACACCCCGGCGGAGCTGGTACGGAAGGCGGGGGCGGCCGGTCTGGACGTCGTCGCGCTGACCGACCACGACACCACGCGCGGGCACGCCGAGGCCATCGCCGCGCTGCCGGAGGGGCTCACTCTGGTCACCGGCGCCGAGCTGTCGTGCCGACTGGACGGCGTCAGCATGCACATGCTGGCCTATCTGTTCGACCCCGAGGAGCCCGACCTGCTGGCCGAGCGCGAGCTGGTCCGGGACGACCGGGTCCCGCGGGCCCGCGGGATGATCGCCAAGCTGAACGAGCTGGGTGTGCCGGTGACGTGGGACCAGGTCGCCCGGATCGCCGCCGGCGGTTCCGTGGGACGGCCGCACGTGGCCACCGCGCTCGTCGAACTCGGCGTCGTACCGACCGTGGGCGACGCCTTCACGGAGCAGTGGCTCGCCGACGGCGGCCGTGCCTACGTGGAGAAGCACGAGACGGATCCCTTCGAGGCGATCCGGCTGATCAAGGGCGCCGGCGGCGTCGCCGTCTTCGCCCACCCCGCCGCCGTCAAGCGCGGCCGGACGGTACCGGAGTCCGCCATCGCCGAGTTGGCCGCCGCCGGACTCGACGGCATCGAGGTCGACCACATGGAGCACGAGCCGGCGACCCGGGCACGGCTGCGCGGCCTGGCGAAGGAGCTGGGGCTTCTCGCCACCGGTTCCTCGGACTACCACGGCAGCCGGAAGACCTGTGTGCTCGGCGAATACACGACCGACCCCGAGGTGTACGGCGAGATCACGCGCCGGGCCACCGGAGCGTTTCCCGTCCCGGGGACCGGCGGGAACTAG
- a CDS encoding DUF3107 domain-containing protein: protein MEVKIGVQHAPREIVLESGQSAEEVERAVAEALAGKSALLSLTDEHGRKVLIPADRLAYVDIGEPTVRKVGFSAL from the coding sequence GTGGAGGTCAAGATCGGCGTGCAGCACGCGCCCCGCGAGATCGTTCTGGAGAGCGGTCAGAGTGCCGAGGAGGTCGAGCGTGCGGTTGCCGAGGCGCTGGCCGGCAAGTCGGCGCTGCTGAGCCTCACGGACGAGCACGGCCGCAAGGTGCTGATCCCGGCCGACCGTCTCGCTTACGTCGACATCGGCGAGCCGACCGTCCGCAAGGTGGGCTTCAGCGCGCTGTAG
- a CDS encoding MarC family protein: MFDLAIFGSLFLTLFVIMDPPGITPIFLGLTAGRPARTQKRMALQAVCVAGGVITVFGLLGHQILDYLHVSVPALMIAGGLLLLLIALDLLTGKTDEPKQTKDVNVALVPLGMPLLAGPGAIVSVILAVQKADGVAGHVSVWAAILAIHVVLWLTMRYSLLIIRVIKDGGVVLVTRLAGMMLSAIAVQQIINGVTQVVQSA, encoded by the coding sequence GTGTTCGATCTGGCCATCTTCGGTTCCCTCTTCCTCACCCTCTTCGTGATCATGGATCCCCCTGGGATCACTCCGATCTTCCTCGGCCTCACCGCGGGCCGACCCGCGCGTACCCAGAAGCGGATGGCCCTCCAGGCCGTCTGCGTGGCCGGTGGTGTGATCACCGTCTTCGGGCTGCTGGGCCACCAGATCCTTGACTATCTGCATGTGTCCGTGCCCGCGCTGATGATCGCGGGAGGGCTGCTGCTTCTGCTGATCGCGCTCGATCTCCTGACCGGCAAGACGGACGAGCCCAAGCAGACGAAGGACGTCAATGTCGCGCTCGTGCCTCTGGGGATGCCGTTGCTGGCCGGTCCCGGTGCGATCGTGTCGGTGATCCTCGCCGTGCAGAAGGCGGACGGCGTGGCCGGTCACGTCTCCGTATGGGCCGCGATCCTGGCGATCCACGTCGTGCTGTGGCTGACGATGCGGTACTCGTTGCTGATCATCCGGGTCATCAAGGACGGTGGCGTGGTGCTGGTGACCCGGCTCGCGGGCATGATGCTCTCCGCGATCGCCGTGCAGCAGATCATCAACGGCGTCACCCAGGTCGTGCAGAGCGCCTAG